A stretch of the Acidobacteriota bacterium genome encodes the following:
- a CDS encoding 4Fe-4S ferredoxin: MYPMSSGTTAPRKKKPKILAIINESCTGCAGSPVCVAYCPVAECMYWVPETDGPFGRIVVDPFLCIGCKLCTSKGPDGTFLDGCPWDAIDMMPTDQVEKSLGLTLP, encoded by the coding sequence ATGTACCCGATGTCCTCGGGGACTACCGCGCCGCGCAAGAAGAAGCCAAAAATACTGGCCATTATCAACGAAAGTTGCACGGGCTGCGCAGGCTCTCCCGTCTGCGTTGCCTACTGTCCTGTTGCCGAGTGCATGTATTGGGTGCCGGAGACCGATGGTCCGTTCGGCCGCATCGTGGTGGACCCGTTCCTGTGCATCGGCTGCAAGCTGTGCACCTCTAAAGGCCCGGACGGCACGTTCCTGGATGGCTGCCCCTGGGACGCCATCGACATGATGCCCACCGATCAGGTAGAGAAGTCGCTCGGCCTAACCCTACCCTAA